The Urbifossiella limnaea genome has a window encoding:
- a CDS encoding IS630 family transposase (programmed frameshift), whose translation MKKYVVTLTADERVELTGLLAAGRTAAQKVAHARILLKADAADGGPGWTDDRIAEAVEVSTDTVGRVRQRFVESGVAAALTRKAQAKPSRERVLDGAAEARLITLACSPPPDERTRWTLRMLADKLVELEVVPAVSAETVRRVMKKTLVKPHLKEQWCLPDGPSGEFVARMEDVIEVYHRPADPKRPLVCIDESSKQLVSEVREPLPTAPGAPARYDYEYKREGTANLFMISEPLAGWRQVTVTDRRTAKDFAEVLRWLVEERHPGADKLVLVTDNLNTHDPGCLYEAFEPDRARRIAAKLEWHYTPKHGSWLNVAECELAALSGQCLDRRIGSAARLSQVVTAWVKERNERKVGVNWRFTTADARVKLRRLYPAPQKC comes from the exons ATGAAGAAGTACGTTGTGACCCTGACCGCCGACGAGCGGGTCGAGTTGACCGGGTTGCTGGCGGCCGGGAGGACGGCCGCCCAGAAGGTGGCCCACGCCCGCATCCTGCTCAAGGCCGACGCCGCCGACGGCGGGCCGGGGTGGACGGACGACCGGATCGCCGAGGCCGTGGAGGTCAGCACCGACACCGTCGGGCGGGTCCGCCAGCGGTTCGTCGAGTCGGGGGTGGCCGCCGCGCTGACCCGGAAGGCCCAGGCCAAGCCGAGTCGGGAGCGGGTGCTGGACGGGGCGGCCGAGGCCCGGCTCATCACCCTCGCCTGCTCCCCGCCCCCGGACGAGCGCACCCGGTGGACCCTGCGGATGCTGGCCGACAAGTTGGTCGAGTTGGAGGTCGTTCCCGCCGTCTCGGCCGAGACGGTCCGGCGGGTGATGAAAAAAACGT TGGTGAAGCCGCACCTGAAGGAGCAGTGGTGCCTGCCGGACGGCCCGAGCGGGGAGTTCGTGGCCCGGATGGAGGACGTGATCGAGGTGTACCACCGGCCGGCGGACCCGAAGCGGCCGCTGGTCTGCATCGACGAGTCGTCCAAGCAGTTGGTGAGCGAGGTCCGTGAGCCCCTGCCGACCGCCCCGGGCGCCCCGGCCCGGTACGACTACGAGTACAAGCGGGAGGGGACGGCGAACCTGTTCATGATCTCCGAGCCGCTGGCGGGTTGGCGGCAGGTGACGGTGACGGACCGGCGGACGGCGAAGGACTTCGCCGAGGTGCTGCGGTGGCTGGTGGAGGAGCGGCACCCCGGGGCCGACAAGCTGGTCCTGGTGACGGACAACCTGAACACCCACGACCCGGGGTGCCTGTACGAGGCGTTCGAGCCGGACCGGGCGCGGCGGATCGCCGCGAAGCTGGAGTGGCATTACACCCCGAAGCACGGGTCGTGGCTGAACGTGGCGGAGTGCGAGTTGGCCGCCCTGTCGGGTCAGTGCCTGGACCGCCGGATCGGGTCGGCGGCCCGGCTGAGCCAGGTGGTGACGGCGTGGGTGAAGGAGCGGAACGAGCGGAAGGTCGGAGTGAACTGGCGCTTCACGACGGCCGACGCCCGGGTCAAACTCCGCCGGCTCTACCCCGCACCTCAAAAGTGCTGA
- a CDS encoding Eco57I restriction-modification methylase domain-containing protein, with protein MAVESKPLFRPEAIRPVVESVVLMPASTQPRVKLGKWAALLSTAAADKKKETELLPDYLRDVFVELLGYTGPADGGPVYTLKREALVQVDGKYADAALGRFGAAGDTIMVAVEGKGPRDPLDRPFAGRKRSAVEQAALYALQLRADWYVVTNLKEIRLYHKGHDTAHYERFEMGTLAADEAELRRFVAILGAARVAPDTGVNHLDMLFVESKKIGRALTADYYREYRQLREQTFAALCQHNPQRPPRELLALTQKILDRVLFIAFGEDRGLLPRDTIADAYKHRDRYTRRPIWENFRGLFDAVNEGKPDLGIDQYNGGLYKPDPAVDLLTVPDAVCEGFKRLADYEYGKPGSGSATYIDVDILGHIFEQSITDLEETQTQLAAGADADAAGPSKRKREGAFYTPEFITGYIVAETLGPVLRDRFETLRAAHQLAAKRSKKAKALDDPRVFDADMLDTTARNLLVGFWRDWANGLETVRIVDPSCGSGAFLIEAFDQMFAHYREAEGYLQALGSGSNLFEPQRTILTHNLFGMDLNGAAVEIARLSCWIKTAARGKLLTALDRNIIEGNSVVAPAADVSPRDHWRATFPDVFAAGGFDVVIGNPPYVRQEWIKGDKPYLQRHYRAYDGVADLYVYFYELGLNVLRPGGRLGYIVTNKWMKAGYGEALRQLYAEAAWLETVVDLGHNKQIFPDADVFPCILTARKPDAGPAPESARVCVIPREQFRVDDLSRQIRAEGVSVPRSRFGADPWNLEPRGVADLMAKLKAVGLTLREFAGVSPLYGVKTGCNEAFVVDTPTRDRLVNEHPSSAAVLKKYLRGQDVDRWRSEWAGQWMIFARRGIDINQFPAVKRHLEAYRIQLEPKPKDWAGKEWPGRKPGAYKWYELQDPVEYWQAFGNPKLVYQVIQYHPSYALDVAGMLGNDKTFFLPTADLYLLGVLNSPAMWWHNWRALVHLKDEALSPMGYLVEQTPIPRPTADQRAAVEAAVGQLVERTRERQTGRAAVVDWLRAEFGVEKPSQKLQDPAGLDSDEFTAEVKKGRKKGLTVADVKRLRDEFEASVRPLQRLTREADALEHRISDTVNAAFGLTPAEVKLMWDTAPPRMPVQRPITG; from the coding sequence ATGGCCGTCGAATCCAAACCGCTGTTCCGCCCCGAGGCGATTCGGCCCGTCGTCGAGTCTGTCGTCCTGATGCCCGCCAGTACCCAGCCGCGGGTCAAGCTCGGGAAGTGGGCGGCGCTCCTCTCGACTGCCGCCGCGGACAAGAAGAAGGAAACTGAACTCCTTCCGGACTACCTGCGCGATGTGTTCGTCGAGCTGCTCGGCTACACAGGCCCGGCCGACGGCGGTCCGGTGTACACGCTGAAGCGGGAGGCGCTCGTTCAGGTGGACGGCAAGTACGCCGACGCCGCCCTCGGGCGGTTCGGGGCAGCGGGCGACACCATCATGGTGGCCGTCGAGGGGAAGGGGCCGCGCGACCCACTCGACCGCCCGTTTGCGGGGCGGAAGCGGTCGGCGGTGGAACAGGCCGCGCTGTACGCCCTCCAGCTCCGCGCCGACTGGTACGTCGTCACGAACCTGAAGGAGATTCGGCTCTACCACAAGGGGCACGACACCGCCCACTACGAGCGGTTCGAGATGGGCACGCTGGCCGCGGACGAGGCCGAACTGCGGCGCTTCGTCGCCATCCTCGGAGCCGCCAGGGTGGCCCCCGACACCGGCGTGAACCACCTCGACATGCTGTTCGTCGAGTCCAAGAAGATCGGCCGGGCGCTCACGGCCGACTACTACCGCGAATACCGCCAGCTCCGCGAACAGACCTTCGCCGCACTCTGCCAGCACAACCCCCAGCGCCCGCCGCGGGAGTTGCTGGCCCTCACGCAGAAGATTCTTGACCGCGTGCTGTTCATCGCATTCGGTGAGGACCGAGGGCTACTGCCTCGTGACACGATTGCTGACGCCTATAAGCACCGAGACCGGTATACCCGCCGCCCGATTTGGGAGAACTTCCGCGGGCTCTTCGACGCCGTGAATGAGGGCAAACCGGACTTGGGCATCGACCAATACAACGGCGGGCTCTACAAGCCCGACCCCGCGGTCGATTTGCTGACTGTCCCGGACGCGGTGTGCGAGGGGTTCAAGCGGCTGGCGGACTACGAGTACGGGAAGCCCGGCAGCGGCAGCGCCACATACATCGACGTGGACATTCTGGGGCACATCTTCGAGCAGTCGATTACCGACCTCGAAGAGACGCAGACCCAGCTCGCCGCCGGGGCCGACGCCGACGCGGCCGGGCCGAGCAAGCGGAAGCGCGAAGGCGCGTTCTACACCCCCGAGTTCATCACCGGGTACATCGTCGCCGAAACGCTCGGGCCGGTGCTGCGCGACCGGTTCGAGACGCTCCGGGCCGCCCACCAACTGGCCGCGAAGCGGTCGAAGAAAGCCAAAGCCCTCGATGACCCGCGCGTCTTCGACGCCGACATGCTCGACACGACCGCCCGGAACTTGCTCGTCGGGTTCTGGCGGGATTGGGCGAATGGGCTGGAGACGGTGCGGATCGTGGACCCGTCGTGCGGCAGCGGGGCGTTCCTCATCGAGGCGTTCGACCAGATGTTCGCCCACTACCGGGAAGCCGAGGGGTATCTTCAGGCGCTCGGGAGCGGCTCGAACCTGTTCGAGCCGCAGCGGACCATCCTCACGCACAACCTGTTCGGCATGGACCTGAACGGCGCCGCGGTGGAGATCGCCCGGCTGTCGTGCTGGATCAAGACGGCCGCCCGCGGGAAGCTCCTGACGGCCCTCGACCGGAACATCATCGAGGGGAACAGCGTCGTCGCGCCGGCCGCGGACGTGTCGCCGCGGGACCACTGGCGGGCCACGTTCCCGGACGTGTTCGCCGCCGGCGGGTTCGACGTGGTCATCGGCAACCCGCCCTACGTCCGCCAGGAGTGGATCAAGGGCGACAAGCCGTACCTTCAGCGGCACTATCGGGCGTATGACGGCGTGGCCGACCTGTACGTCTACTTCTACGAGCTCGGATTGAACGTCCTGCGGCCCGGCGGGCGGCTCGGCTACATCGTCACGAACAAGTGGATGAAGGCCGGCTACGGCGAGGCGCTGCGGCAGCTGTACGCCGAAGCCGCGTGGCTCGAAACGGTGGTGGACCTGGGGCACAACAAGCAAATCTTCCCCGACGCCGACGTGTTCCCGTGCATCCTGACGGCCCGGAAGCCGGACGCCGGCCCGGCCCCGGAGTCGGCGCGGGTGTGCGTCATCCCGCGGGAGCAGTTCCGGGTCGATGACCTGTCGCGGCAGATTCGGGCCGAGGGTGTGTCGGTCCCACGGTCGCGGTTCGGAGCTGACCCGTGGAACCTCGAACCGCGGGGCGTGGCCGACCTCATGGCAAAGCTGAAGGCAGTGGGTCTGACGCTCCGGGAATTCGCCGGGGTGTCGCCGCTGTACGGCGTGAAGACCGGGTGCAACGAAGCGTTCGTCGTGGACACACCGACGCGGGATCGGCTGGTCAATGAACACCCGAGTAGCGCAGCGGTGCTGAAGAAGTACCTGCGCGGTCAGGACGTGGACCGCTGGCGCTCCGAGTGGGCCGGGCAGTGGATGATCTTCGCCCGCCGTGGGATCGACATCAACCAGTTCCCCGCGGTGAAGCGGCACCTTGAGGCGTACCGAATCCAGCTCGAACCGAAGCCGAAGGACTGGGCAGGCAAGGAATGGCCGGGTCGGAAACCGGGTGCGTACAAGTGGTACGAGTTGCAAGACCCGGTGGAGTACTGGCAGGCGTTCGGGAACCCCAAGCTCGTCTATCAGGTGATTCAGTATCACCCGTCCTACGCGCTCGACGTTGCAGGGATGCTCGGCAACGACAAGACGTTCTTCCTGCCCACCGCAGACCTCTACCTGTTGGGCGTACTTAACTCGCCCGCGATGTGGTGGCACAACTGGCGGGCGCTGGTTCACCTGAAGGACGAAGCCCTCTCCCCAATGGGCTACTTGGTGGAACAAACTCCGATCCCGCGACCGACGGCCGACCAGCGCGCCGCGGTCGAGGCCGCGGTCGGGCAGTTGGTTGAGCGGACCCGGGAACGGCAGACCGGCCGCGCCGCGGTGGTGGACTGGCTGCGCGCCGAGTTCGGGGTCGAGAAACCGTCCCAGAAGCTCCAAGACCCCGCCGGGCTCGACAGTGACGAGTTCACCGCGGAAGTGAAGAAGGGGCGGAAGAAGGGGCTCACCGTGGCCGACGTGAAGCGGTTGCGGGACGAGTTCGAGGCGTCCGTGCGACCCCTCCAACGGCTGACGCGTGAGGCCGACGCGCTCGAACATCGCATCTCCGACACTGTGAACGCGGCGTTCGGGCTAACGCCGGCCGAGGTGAAACTGATGTGGGACACCGCCCCGCCGCGAATGCCCGTTCAAAGACCAATCACCGGCTAG
- a CDS encoding SMI1/KNR4 family protein — protein MKATLTTRLRELGFALPAEAVTPTLGLVRGYEEQFGLTLPKDYRTFLSKHAGVRGLASCPLLEPTPFGNAECIDYFFGFEPDGLADATELIEGAPDVVALGYTPLGRMFWLFCAEPYRGHVFVHDHYGRSAWPDDEFRKWPNLAPEIHHYLDLRRTGRLPPKPPGFENLYLAARSFTEFVERLEPYRSE, from the coding sequence ATGAAAGCCACCCTCACCACGCGACTTCGCGAACTCGGGTTCGCCCTGCCGGCCGAGGCGGTCACCCCCACCCTCGGATTGGTCCGTGGCTACGAGGAGCAATTCGGGCTGACGCTCCCGAAAGACTACCGGACCTTCTTGTCGAAGCACGCCGGCGTCCGCGGGCTGGCGTCCTGCCCGCTGTTGGAACCGACGCCGTTCGGCAACGCCGAGTGCATCGACTACTTCTTCGGGTTCGAGCCGGACGGCCTCGCGGACGCGACGGAGCTGATCGAGGGCGCCCCCGACGTCGTCGCGCTGGGCTACACGCCGCTCGGCCGGATGTTCTGGCTGTTCTGCGCGGAGCCGTACCGCGGGCATGTGTTCGTTCACGACCACTACGGCCGCTCGGCCTGGCCGGACGACGAGTTCCGGAAGTGGCCGAACCTGGCCCCCGAGATTCATCACTACCTGGACCTGCGTCGAACCGGCAGGCTGCCGCCCAAGCCGCCCGGGTTCGAGAACCTGTACCTCGCGGCGCGGAGCTTTACCGAGTTCGTCGAGCGGTTGGAACCGTACCGAAGTGAGTGA
- the rpsI gene encoding 30S ribosomal protein S9: MAEKKPAEKKPAAKEAKTYYIGTGRRKSAVARVRVTEGKGSITINGRALDDYFTEDKDRAAVLGPLKVTDQVNRVDVIVLANGGGITGQAGAVCQGLARAIKTMFSPAEDQKRYVFHRTTVVKLYRDEKKEREKARALVAAPAAAPSADAAAAPLDEAGGMVKKLRDSGFLTRDARMKERKKYGLRGARRGTQFSKR, encoded by the coding sequence ATGGCCGAGAAGAAGCCCGCCGAGAAGAAGCCCGCGGCGAAGGAAGCGAAGACGTACTACATCGGCACCGGCCGGCGGAAGAGTGCGGTCGCGCGGGTGCGCGTGACCGAGGGCAAGGGGAGCATCACGATCAACGGCCGGGCGCTGGACGACTACTTCACCGAGGACAAGGACCGGGCCGCGGTGCTCGGGCCGCTGAAGGTCACCGACCAGGTGAACCGGGTGGACGTGATCGTGCTTGCCAACGGCGGCGGCATCACCGGCCAGGCCGGGGCCGTGTGCCAAGGGCTGGCCCGGGCCATCAAGACGATGTTCAGCCCGGCCGAGGACCAGAAGCGGTACGTGTTCCACCGCACGACGGTGGTGAAGCTGTACCGCGACGAGAAGAAGGAGCGGGAGAAGGCCCGGGCGCTGGTGGCCGCCCCGGCCGCGGCCCCGAGCGCCGACGCCGCCGCGGCCCCGCTGGACGAGGCCGGCGGCATGGTGAAGAAGCTCCGCGACAGCGGCTTCCTCACCCGCGACGCCCGCATGAAGGAGCGTAAGAAGTACGGCCTCCGCGGCGCCCGTCGTGGCACGCAGTTCTCGAAGCGCTAA
- a CDS encoding bifunctional serine/threonine-protein kinase/formylglycine-generating enzyme family protein, with translation MSHDRTQPAAPIRNPVATGDYTPAPAPDPAGTQPSSRPAGARPDGLLDVPGYAVTGEIARGGMGRVLAATDLAFGREVAVKVLLPGHEAGEEAERFVREARITGRLAHPGIPPAYELGTLAEGSPFLAMKLVRGRTLAALLADRPDLADDRPRFVGVVEQIAQAVGFAHSQGVIHRDLKPANVMVGAFGEVQVMDWGLAREREEERPADGPGVRETALEVRAAALTVAGAVMGTPAYMAPEQARGEDVDARADVFALGGVLCEVLTGKRTFTGATTAEVMAKARAGDLSDPFARLDACGADSDLLSLAKQCLSPRPTDRPADGTVVAAELAAYRAGVEARLRQAETDRAAAEAKAEEQRKRRRVQLVLAGVVVLVAIGGGVTAVQVQARREQDRIAADETTRQKERETRAAALVDSLAGADPAAVPRIVADLTDLRDLARPRLVELAAQPVTTPAGLHARLALLPDELGRAAELAAYLPACQPGELLPIRDALKPHAVVVSPPLWAVLANESAAPGRRVRAAAALAGLAPADPRWAGLAPAVAEAAVQANPVEFVAWSAALEPVRGALLQALVKRYPASRERIESGKLAVSALSAEASGFDLTANLLARYAADRPAELAELAVTVDARHHALFAGAITTNRAAVVPLLTAELGRRVVVPEDKPVADYLGEITAADLRVKHATAKAAMAAKRFEVRLLGGKSYRLTLESADFDSYLAVRDAAGKEVAADDDGGGGENALLNYTPSGDGSYAVYASSFKGVGAFILRVVETATGVEEAKEALALRQANAAAVLLSPVESEAVWPLFKHTPDPTVRSYLVHRAARVGVDPVALVGRFRAEGDMSAKRALLLTLGEYPPAAVPDRAGLTAELLTLYKEDADAGLHGSLDWLLRQKWGQAAAVAVIDAGLAKKGGDGAKTGKGWYVNGEGQAFTVIREPKEFTLGSPATEPGRVEVNEPAHRKRIVRSFAIATKEVTVDQFLRFRPGHSWVKRYSPDGDSPAVSVKWYQAAAYCNWLSDREGIPEDQWCYEPNAKGEYGEGMTMRKGHLSLTGYRLPTEVEWEYGCRAGAVTGRYFGRPEGLLPFYAWGLRNADDRSWPVGRLKPNDLGLFDMLGNVLEWVEDPAVPYATGQVEDRENAQYLEINEQLNRLLRGGSFSSTRELLRCALRGSVRPSYGDITVGFRPSRTLLD, from the coding sequence ATGTCTCACGACCGGACGCAGCCGGCCGCCCCTATCCGCAACCCGGTCGCCACCGGCGACTACACCCCCGCCCCCGCCCCGGACCCCGCTGGCACCCAGCCGAGTAGCCGGCCCGCGGGGGCGCGGCCCGACGGGCTCCTCGACGTGCCCGGGTACGCCGTCACCGGCGAGATCGCCCGCGGCGGCATGGGCCGGGTGCTCGCTGCCACCGACCTCGCCTTCGGCCGCGAGGTCGCCGTCAAGGTACTCCTCCCCGGGCACGAGGCGGGCGAGGAGGCCGAGCGGTTCGTCCGCGAGGCGCGGATCACCGGCCGGCTGGCCCACCCCGGCATCCCGCCGGCCTACGAGCTCGGCACCCTGGCCGAGGGCTCCCCGTTCCTGGCGATGAAGCTGGTCCGCGGCCGGACGCTGGCGGCGCTACTCGCCGACCGTCCCGACCTGGCCGACGACCGGCCGCGGTTCGTCGGCGTCGTCGAGCAGATCGCCCAGGCGGTCGGGTTCGCCCACTCGCAGGGGGTGATCCACCGCGACCTGAAGCCGGCGAACGTCATGGTCGGGGCGTTCGGCGAGGTGCAGGTGATGGACTGGGGGCTGGCCCGGGAGCGGGAGGAGGAGCGGCCGGCCGACGGGCCGGGGGTGCGGGAGACGGCGCTGGAGGTCCGGGCGGCGGCGCTGACGGTGGCCGGGGCGGTGATGGGGACGCCGGCGTACATGGCCCCGGAGCAGGCCCGGGGCGAGGACGTGGACGCCCGGGCCGACGTGTTTGCCCTCGGCGGCGTCCTGTGCGAGGTGCTGACCGGGAAGCGAACGTTCACCGGCGCGACTACGGCCGAGGTGATGGCGAAGGCCCGGGCCGGCGACCTGTCCGATCCCTTCGCCCGGCTCGACGCCTGCGGGGCCGACTCGGACCTGCTATCGCTGGCAAAGCAGTGCCTGAGCCCGCGGCCGACGGACCGCCCGGCCGACGGGACGGTGGTGGCGGCGGAGCTGGCGGCGTACCGGGCCGGGGTGGAGGCGCGGCTGCGGCAGGCGGAGACGGACCGGGCGGCGGCCGAGGCGAAGGCCGAGGAGCAGCGGAAGCGGCGGCGGGTGCAACTGGTGCTGGCCGGGGTGGTGGTGCTGGTGGCGATCGGCGGCGGGGTCACGGCCGTGCAGGTGCAGGCGCGGCGGGAACAGGACCGGATCGCCGCGGACGAGACGACCCGGCAGAAGGAGCGGGAAACCCGGGCGGCGGCGCTGGTCGATTCGCTGGCCGGGGCGGACCCGGCGGCGGTGCCGCGGATCGTCGCCGACCTCACCGACCTCCGCGACCTGGCCCGGCCGCGTCTGGTCGAGCTGGCCGCGCAGCCGGTGACCACGCCGGCAGGGCTCCACGCCCGGCTGGCGCTGCTCCCCGACGAGCTGGGGCGGGCGGCGGAGCTCGCCGCGTACCTGCCGGCGTGCCAGCCGGGGGAACTCTTGCCGATCCGCGACGCCCTGAAGCCGCACGCCGTGGTCGTGTCGCCGCCGCTGTGGGCGGTGCTGGCGAACGAGTCGGCGGCTCCGGGGCGGCGGGTGCGGGCGGCGGCCGCGCTGGCGGGGTTGGCGCCGGCTGACCCGCGGTGGGCGGGGCTGGCCCCGGCGGTGGCGGAGGCGGCGGTGCAGGCCAACCCGGTCGAGTTCGTGGCGTGGTCGGCGGCGCTGGAGCCGGTGCGGGGGGCGCTGCTGCAGGCGCTGGTGAAGCGTTACCCCGCGTCACGGGAGCGGATCGAGTCGGGCAAGCTGGCGGTGTCCGCCCTGTCGGCCGAGGCGTCGGGGTTCGATCTGACGGCGAACCTGTTGGCCCGCTACGCCGCGGACCGGCCGGCGGAGCTGGCGGAGCTGGCGGTGACGGTGGACGCCCGGCACCACGCCCTGTTCGCCGGGGCAATCACGACGAACCGGGCGGCGGTAGTGCCGCTGCTGACGGCCGAACTCGGCCGGCGGGTGGTGGTGCCCGAGGACAAGCCTGTGGCCGACTACCTGGGCGAGATCACGGCTGCCGACCTGCGGGTGAAGCACGCGACGGCGAAGGCCGCGATGGCCGCGAAGCGGTTTGAGGTCCGGCTGTTGGGCGGAAAGTCGTACCGGCTGACGCTGGAGAGCGCGGACTTCGATTCTTACCTGGCCGTTCGGGACGCGGCGGGGAAGGAAGTGGCCGCGGACGACGACGGCGGGGGCGGCGAGAACGCGCTCCTCAACTATACCCCGTCCGGAGACGGGAGCTACGCCGTGTACGCCTCGTCGTTCAAGGGGGTCGGTGCGTTCATTCTGCGGGTCGTGGAGACGGCGACCGGGGTCGAGGAGGCGAAGGAGGCGCTGGCCCTGCGGCAGGCGAACGCGGCGGCGGTGCTGCTGTCGCCGGTGGAGTCCGAGGCGGTGTGGCCGCTTTTCAAACACACGCCGGACCCGACGGTGCGGAGCTATCTGGTGCACCGGGCGGCGAGGGTGGGTGTCGATCCGGTCGCCCTGGTCGGGCGTTTTCGTGCGGAGGGTGACATGTCGGCGAAGCGGGCGTTGCTGCTGACGCTGGGGGAGTACCCTCCCGCGGCGGTGCCGGATCGTGCGGGGCTGACGGCGGAGCTCCTCACGCTCTACAAGGAGGACGCGGACGCGGGGCTGCACGGGTCGCTGGACTGGCTGCTGCGGCAGAAGTGGGGGCAGGCGGCGGCGGTGGCGGTGATCGACGCGGGGCTGGCGAAGAAGGGTGGCGACGGGGCGAAGACGGGGAAGGGATGGTACGTGAACGGGGAGGGGCAGGCGTTCACCGTGATCCGTGAGCCGAAGGAGTTCACGCTGGGGTCGCCGGCGACGGAGCCGGGGCGGGTGGAGGTGAACGAGCCGGCTCACCGGAAGCGGATCGTGCGGTCGTTCGCGATCGCGACGAAGGAGGTGACGGTCGATCAGTTCCTGCGGTTCCGGCCGGGTCACTCGTGGGTGAAGCGGTACAGCCCGGACGGGGACTCGCCGGCGGTGTCGGTGAAGTGGTATCAGGCGGCGGCGTATTGCAACTGGCTGAGCGATCGGGAAGGAATCCCGGAGGATCAGTGGTGTTACGAGCCGAATGCGAAGGGGGAGTATGGGGAAGGGATGACGATGCGGAAGGGTCATCTGAGTCTGACGGGGTACCGTCTGCCAACGGAGGTGGAGTGGGAGTATGGGTGCCGGGCGGGTGCGGTGACGGGGCGGTACTTCGGCCGGCCGGAGGGGCTGTTGCCGTTCTACGCGTGGGGGTTGAGGAATGCGGACGACCGGTCGTGGCCGGTGGGTCGGCTGAAGCCGAACGACCTGGGTCTGTTTGATATGCTGGGGAACGTGCTGGAGTGGGTGGAGGACCCGGCCGTGCCGTACGCGACGGGGCAGGTGGAGGATAGGGAGAACGCACAGTATCTTGAGATTAATGAACAATTAAACAGACTTCTTCGTGGTGGCTCATTCAGCAGCACGCGGGAGCTCCTGCGGTGTGCGCTCCGCGGCAGCGTCCGGCCGTCCTACGGCGACATCACGGTCGGGTTCCGCCCCTCCAGGACTTTGCTTGATTAG
- a CDS encoding helix-turn-helix domain-containing protein: MTGAIHLTPHAEGHPALTVDQGAAERLSGLSYKTLGRLADQGEPVGRLKVGRRVLFHVPTLAAYLTAKARTNPTT; the protein is encoded by the coding sequence ATGACGGGAGCGATTCACCTCACCCCACACGCTGAAGGTCACCCGGCCCTGACGGTGGACCAGGGCGCGGCCGAGCGGCTGAGCGGACTGAGTTACAAGACCCTCGGCCGGTTGGCCGACCAGGGCGAGCCCGTCGGCCGGCTGAAGGTCGGCCGCCGCGTACTGTTTCACGTCCCGACGCTCGCCGCGTACCTGACGGCGAAGGCCCGAACCAACCCCACCACCTGA
- a CDS encoding NPCBM/NEW2 domain-containing protein, whose product MGAGSFFLLAALAAGQPDRPTFEAVGPAAERSVGRLVRLADGRAALDTADGEVTVTDLVSLRRVGVPRPAFPRGPGLLTTTDDRVPGRLVGGGAEVLRFQAAGVEEPWAVPLPAVAVSWLGTQPAGTPPDPARMTWLGPTRKRDVLRFRNGDTTAGTVVGFAADGDAVTFKPDAGEERAVPLATVGAVAFNPALASARRPKGAYTLAVLRDGTRLHLVGASADETTLRGKTLFGPAVELPMSRVVALDTLRGKATELSAMRPKAEQGGFLGVVWPWAADRTVRGEPLSLLTANGVETFDRGLGTHPRTVLTFELGGKYRRFESLVGLDPVTGRQGRAVVRVAVDGKDVGTVELIPGPAVSVRQELAGARQMALTVDSGPAGDVQADVNWADARLVE is encoded by the coding sequence ATGGGTGCCGGCTCCTTCTTCCTCCTCGCCGCGCTCGCCGCCGGGCAGCCGGACCGACCCACGTTCGAAGCCGTCGGCCCCGCGGCCGAGCGGTCCGTCGGGCGGCTCGTGCGGCTAGCCGACGGCCGGGCCGCACTCGACACCGCAGACGGGGAGGTGACGGTCACCGACCTGGTGAGTCTGCGGCGCGTCGGGGTGCCGCGGCCGGCGTTCCCACGAGGTCCGGGGCTCCTTACTACGACCGACGACCGCGTCCCCGGCCGGCTCGTCGGCGGTGGGGCCGAGGTGCTGCGGTTCCAGGCGGCCGGCGTCGAGGAGCCGTGGGCGGTGCCGCTGCCGGCGGTCGCGGTGTCGTGGCTCGGGACGCAACCCGCCGGCACGCCGCCAGACCCCGCCCGCATGACGTGGCTCGGCCCGACCCGCAAGCGCGACGTACTCCGCTTCCGCAACGGCGACACCACCGCGGGCACGGTCGTCGGCTTTGCGGCCGACGGAGACGCGGTCACGTTCAAGCCGGACGCCGGGGAGGAGCGGGCGGTGCCGCTCGCCACCGTCGGTGCGGTCGCGTTCAACCCGGCGCTGGCGTCGGCCCGGCGGCCGAAGGGGGCGTACACCCTCGCCGTCCTCCGCGACGGGACGCGACTCCACCTCGTCGGGGCGAGTGCGGACGAGACGACACTCCGCGGCAAGACGCTGTTCGGGCCGGCGGTCGAGCTTCCGATGTCGCGGGTGGTCGCGCTCGACACGCTGCGCGGGAAGGCGACCGAACTGTCGGCGATGCGGCCGAAGGCGGAGCAGGGCGGGTTCCTCGGCGTGGTTTGGCCGTGGGCCGCGGACCGCACGGTGCGGGGCGAGCCGCTGTCGCTGCTCACGGCGAACGGCGTCGAGACGTTCGACCGCGGGCTGGGCACGCACCCGCGCACGGTGCTGACCTTCGAGCTCGGAGGGAAGTACCGCCGGTTCGAGTCACTCGTCGGTCTCGACCCCGTGACCGGGCGGCAGGGGCGAGCGGTCGTTCGCGTCGCCGTCGACGGCAAGGACGTGGGCACGGTTGAACTGATACCCGGCCCCGCGGTTTCGGTGCGTCAGGAGCTGGCAGGGGCTCGGCAGATGGCGTTGACGGTCGACAGCGGGCCGGCGGGGGACGTGCAGGCGGACGTGAACTGGGCCGACGCGCGGCTGGTCGAGTAG